One stretch of Halapricum desulfuricans DNA includes these proteins:
- a CDS encoding cob(I)yrinic acid a,c-diamide adenosyltransferase produces MTDETDRRSGAQPRQTEKRAATPGRGVRPTAEPIEPAAPEEFGLVQAWYGDGKGKTTAALGMAFRAAGHGYRVHVLQFMKGGADSVEATRGEYNAIARLPGLSYENSGHYGWHGLLDGSSDDEHVATAEAAFERARQLVEAAGEADLSAPLELDGEPEAGVHMLVLDEVLYAVNRGLVDPDDLQALIEDRPDDLELVLTGGHERPAYLEGYVDLVSHVSADRHPFEADGQRARKGTEY; encoded by the coding sequence ATGACAGACGAGACTGATCGACGATCGGGAGCACAGCCACGACAGACAGAAAAGCGAGCGGCGACGCCGGGCCGCGGCGTCAGGCCCACCGCGGAGCCGATCGAACCGGCCGCGCCGGAGGAGTTCGGCCTCGTGCAGGCCTGGTACGGCGACGGCAAGGGCAAGACCACGGCCGCGCTCGGGATGGCCTTCAGGGCGGCCGGCCACGGCTATCGCGTTCACGTCCTGCAGTTCATGAAAGGCGGGGCCGACAGCGTCGAGGCCACTCGCGGCGAGTACAACGCGATCGCCCGACTGCCGGGGCTGAGTTACGAGAACAGCGGCCACTACGGCTGGCACGGGCTGCTCGACGGGTCCAGCGACGACGAACACGTCGCGACGGCCGAAGCGGCCTTCGAGCGGGCGCGCCAGCTCGTCGAGGCCGCGGGCGAGGCGGACCTGTCCGCGCCGCTGGAACTGGACGGCGAGCCCGAGGCCGGCGTCCACATGCTCGTGCTCGACGAGGTGCTGTACGCGGTCAATCGCGGCCTCGTCGATCCCGACGACCTGCAGGCGCTGATCGAGGACCGGCCCGACGACCTCGAACTCGTGTTGACCGGTGGGCACGAACGGCCCGCGTACCTGGAGGGGTACGTCGATCTGGTGAGCCACGTCAGCGCCGATCGCCACCCCTTCGAGGCGGACGGCCAGCGCGCCCGGAAGGGGACGGAGTACTGA
- a CDS encoding helix-turn-helix domain-containing protein has translation MAQSFQEVAVAEPDPEQALAIVFGLNSSEREAYERLCESDEPLSVQDLSSELDCALTTAYRIVDTLETHDLVETSTIRDSTCQRSVYDAVDPSVVARRMEARVDQVYTDCRDAIEAFAADPVADCGLFGADGDHSLDRP, from the coding sequence ATGGCGCAGTCCTTTCAGGAGGTAGCCGTCGCCGAGCCGGACCCGGAACAGGCGCTGGCGATCGTGTTCGGACTCAACAGTTCCGAGCGGGAAGCCTACGAGCGGCTCTGTGAGAGCGACGAACCGCTGAGCGTGCAGGACCTGTCGTCCGAACTGGACTGTGCACTGACGACCGCCTACCGGATCGTCGACACTCTGGAGACGCATGATCTGGTCGAGACCTCGACGATCAGAGACAGCACCTGTCAGCGCTCGGTCTACGACGCCGTCGATCCGTCGGTGGTCGCCCGGCGCATGGAGGCTCGCGTCGATCAGGTCTATACCGACTGTCGGGACGCCATCGAGGCTTTCGCGGCCGATCCGGTCGCCGACTGCGGGCTGTTCGGCGCGGACGGCGATCACTCGCTCGATCGGCCGTGA
- the cobT gene encoding nicotinate mononucleotide-dependent phosphoribosyltransferase CobT has protein sequence METERGGIAVMGLVVGTTETATIEGLSAAGADPEAMWHTPAADAELLAYGDVLEAPAVPVSPSGCPTPALITRAVRELVGFDLVAIDAGLGVETAAPTVALGSEPGRDIRKPTAVPGAASLWERGRRYGRRLPVEQLTLAESVPGGTTTALAVGDALGIDLSVSSSLLENPIERKRRVVTAALATSGYSPGELEGRPREALAAVGDPVLAVLAGVAAGALESGTDLLLAGGTQQLAVAGLLRADGVDRPLTVATTPFVVDDPSADVREAAERLGVDLVVTDPGFEEASGPVFERYRAGEAKEGAGMGGALAAATRENVSMSSVRDRITTLYERLSGATTHA, from the coding sequence GACAGAACGCGGAGGTATTGCGGTGATGGGACTGGTCGTCGGAACGACCGAGACGGCGACGATCGAGGGACTCAGCGCCGCCGGGGCCGACCCGGAGGCGATGTGGCACACGCCCGCCGCCGACGCGGAGCTGCTCGCCTACGGCGACGTGCTGGAAGCGCCGGCCGTCCCGGTCAGCCCGAGCGGGTGCCCGACGCCGGCGCTGATTACCCGTGCCGTCCGCGAACTGGTCGGGTTCGACCTCGTCGCGATCGACGCCGGCCTCGGCGTCGAGACGGCCGCGCCGACGGTCGCTCTCGGGAGCGAGCCGGGCAGGGACATCCGCAAACCCACGGCGGTCCCCGGGGCGGCCTCGCTGTGGGAGCGCGGGCGGCGCTACGGCCGACGGCTTCCGGTCGAGCAACTCACCCTCGCCGAGAGCGTCCCCGGCGGCACGACGACGGCGCTCGCGGTCGGCGACGCGCTGGGGATCGACCTGTCGGTCTCCTCGTCGCTGCTGGAGAACCCGATCGAGCGCAAGCGGCGGGTCGTGACTGCGGCGCTCGCGACGAGCGGCTACTCGCCGGGCGAACTCGAGGGCCGGCCCCGCGAGGCGCTCGCAGCGGTCGGCGATCCCGTGCTGGCCGTCCTCGCCGGCGTCGCGGCCGGCGCGCTGGAGAGCGGGACTGACCTGCTGCTGGCCGGCGGCACCCAGCAACTCGCCGTCGCCGGGCTGCTCCGGGCAGACGGTGTCGACCGCCCGCTCACGGTCGCGACGACGCCTTTCGTCGTCGACGACCCGTCCGCCGACGTCCGCGAGGCGGCCGAGCGGCTGGGGGTCGATCTCGTCGTGACCGACCCCGGGTTCGAGGAAGCGTCCGGCCCCGTCTTCGAGCGCTATCGCGCGGGCGAGGCCAAGGAGGGTGCCGGGATGGGCGGCGCGCTCGCAGCGGCGACACGAGAGAACGTCTCGATGTCGAGCGTTCGCGATCGAATCACGACGCTGTACGAGAGGCTGAGCGGAGCGACGACACACGCATGA
- a CDS encoding cobyric acid synthase, whose protein sequence is MTTTLLVAGTASHVGKSTVAAGLCRLFADAGIDIAPFKAQTMSNNAHVAACVGSDAAYGEIGVAQYVQARAAGVVPTTDHNPVLLKPRGDAESQVLIDGRPVGHVPAGEYYERHWERAREAAVAAYERLAADHEVIVAEGAGSIAELNLRHRDLANVETARFADAEVLLVGDIERGGVFASLYGTLELMPEDVRDRVAGLVINKFRGDRSLLTDGLDELEARTGVPVLGVLPHEDPGLPEEDSLSLPDRTASTVRGGNDSVAESRAVTIAAVRLPRLSNATDLDPLSRVPGVRVAIRPPDATLSDADAVVLPGTKNTADDLLALREAGLGERLRAFDGPIVGICGGYQLLGRKLLGASHESTGERDSLDGFGLLPVVTRFDDEKAIRQVTRNVEGAGPIDGASGTASGYEIHAGETRVERSLPAPIGPGSVATDRVLGTYLHGLFHAASVREAFVEATFEHAGRERPDSGARSASPFDRAGGLVEEIDLVRVLPKRYSQQDHTGGDTILN, encoded by the coding sequence ATGACGACGACACTGCTCGTCGCCGGGACGGCCAGCCACGTCGGCAAGAGCACCGTCGCCGCCGGACTCTGCCGGCTGTTCGCGGACGCGGGCATCGACATCGCCCCGTTCAAGGCCCAGACGATGAGCAACAACGCCCACGTCGCGGCCTGCGTCGGCAGCGACGCCGCCTACGGCGAGATCGGTGTCGCCCAGTACGTCCAGGCCCGCGCGGCCGGCGTCGTCCCGACGACAGATCACAACCCCGTCCTGCTCAAGCCACGGGGCGACGCCGAGAGTCAGGTGCTGATCGACGGCCGACCGGTCGGGCACGTCCCGGCCGGGGAGTACTACGAGCGCCACTGGGAGCGCGCCCGGGAGGCGGCCGTCGCGGCCTACGAGCGACTGGCGGCCGACCACGAGGTGATCGTCGCGGAGGGCGCGGGATCGATCGCGGAGCTCAACCTCCGGCACCGGGACCTGGCCAACGTCGAGACTGCACGCTTCGCCGACGCCGAGGTCCTGCTCGTGGGCGACATCGAGCGCGGCGGCGTCTTCGCGAGCCTCTACGGGACGCTCGAGTTGATGCCCGAGGACGTCCGCGACCGGGTCGCCGGACTGGTCATCAACAAGTTCCGCGGCGATCGGTCCCTGTTGACCGACGGGCTCGACGAACTCGAAGCGCGAACGGGCGTGCCCGTGCTGGGCGTGCTCCCCCACGAGGACCCGGGACTGCCCGAGGAGGACAGCCTCTCGCTGCCGGACCGCACGGCGTCGACAGTGCGCGGTGGGAACGACAGCGTGGCCGAGTCGCGGGCGGTCACGATCGCCGCGGTGCGACTGCCGCGACTCTCGAACGCGACCGACCTCGATCCGCTTTCCCGTGTTCCGGGCGTTCGAGTGGCGATCCGGCCCCCGGACGCGACGCTTTCCGACGCCGACGCGGTCGTCCTTCCGGGGACCAAAAACACCGCCGACGACCTGCTCGCGCTCCGGGAGGCCGGCCTCGGCGAGCGCCTGCGGGCGTTCGACGGCCCGATCGTCGGCATCTGTGGCGGGTATCAGCTGCTCGGCCGGAAGCTGCTCGGCGCGAGCCACGAGAGCACGGGCGAGCGCGACAGTCTCGACGGGTTCGGACTACTGCCCGTGGTGACACGGTTCGACGACGAGAAGGCCATCCGGCAGGTCACACGGAACGTCGAAGGGGCGGGACCGATCGACGGTGCGAGCGGGACCGCGAGCGGCTACGAGATCCACGCCGGCGAGACGCGAGTCGAGCGGTCGCTACCGGCACCGATCGGCCCGGGCAGCGTCGCGACCGACCGGGTGCTCGGGACGTATCTCCACGGTCTGTTTCACGCCGCGTCCGTCAGGGAGGCGTTTGTCGAAGCGACCTTCGAGCACGCCGGCCGGGAACGCCCGGACAGCGGCGCGAGATCAGCGTCACCGTTCGACCGGGCGGGCGGGCTGGTCGAGGAAATCGATCTCGTGCGAGTCCTCCCGAAACGGTACAGCCAGCAGGATCACACCGGTGGCGATACCATTTTGAACTGA
- a CDS encoding ArsR/SmtB family transcription factor, with protein sequence MAELRDDEIYDRQADLCQVFSNPKRLKLLELLKDGGEHTVSQLQETTDLPQSTVSRHLQLMRDRGVVHKRDDGVHSHYALSDDRIATGMELMREILFDQLEDDHHVPPVEH encoded by the coding sequence ATGGCCGAACTCCGCGACGACGAGATCTACGACCGGCAGGCTGACCTCTGTCAGGTGTTCTCCAACCCGAAGCGGCTCAAACTGCTGGAACTGTTGAAAGACGGTGGGGAACACACGGTTTCACAGCTGCAGGAGACGACGGACCTCCCGCAGTCGACAGTCTCGCGCCACCTGCAACTCATGCGCGATCGTGGCGTCGTCCACAAGCGCGACGACGGCGTCCACAGCCACTATGCGCTGTCCGACGACCGGATCGCGACGGGCATGGAACTGATGCGCGAGATCCTCTTCGACCAGCTCGAGGATGACCACCACGTCCCGCCGGTCGAACACTAG
- a CDS encoding MBL fold metallo-hydrolase: MEVTLLGTGDTTGTPTVGCDCDTCERARSMGVERTRFSVHVRSASGQSLLVDFSPDFRSQFLREDLEPPDAAAVTHIHFDHLDGLGNVYRLVDDMPVYAADETDPATGESVARTVRERYDYLDAVSVEPTAPFEPVRTAGLEVTLVPVDHPPLLCYGLLVEDPETGGRLALSGDTSYDVPDRSLAVLSGADLLLADGIVPAENCEYHPLGGRHHDEAGVPRTFGDKHMTIEGARQLGDRLDAERTRLVHLSHYIPADRAFEDDMAVDGERFHL, from the coding sequence ATGGAAGTCACCCTGCTGGGAACCGGCGACACGACGGGAACGCCGACCGTCGGGTGTGACTGTGACACCTGCGAGCGTGCCCGTTCGATGGGCGTCGAGCGAACGCGCTTTTCGGTACACGTCCGGTCCGCGTCAGGGCAGTCGCTACTCGTCGATTTCAGCCCCGATTTCCGGTCGCAGTTCCTGCGTGAGGACCTCGAACCGCCGGACGCCGCCGCCGTCACGCACATCCACTTCGACCACCTCGACGGACTGGGAAACGTCTACCGGCTCGTCGACGATATGCCGGTATACGCCGCCGACGAGACCGATCCGGCGACCGGCGAGAGCGTCGCCCGGACGGTCCGCGAGCGGTACGACTACCTCGATGCGGTCTCGGTGGAGCCGACCGCCCCCTTCGAGCCCGTCAGGACGGCGGGACTGGAGGTGACGCTCGTGCCCGTCGATCACCCGCCGCTTCTGTGTTACGGACTCCTCGTCGAGGACCCCGAGACGGGCGGCCGGCTCGCGCTCTCGGGCGATACCAGCTACGACGTTCCCGACCGCTCGCTCGCGGTCCTCTCGGGGGCCGACCTGCTTCTGGCCGACGGGATCGTCCCCGCCGAGAACTGCGAGTACCACCCGCTGGGCGGTCGCCACCACGACGAGGCGGGCGTCCCGCGGACCTTCGGCGACAAGCACATGACCATCGAAGGGGCCCGCCAGCTCGGCGACCGGCTCGACGCCGAGCGGACGCGGCTGGTCCATCTCTCGCATTACATCCCCGCCGACCGCGCCTTCGAGGACGACATGGCCGTCGACGGCGAGCGGTTCCACCTATGA
- a CDS encoding adenosylcobinamide amidohydrolase: protein MFETTVRDGVLRIGRPGTRWLSTGWDGGHSRGDAAYNVTVPSGWERTDLDRYVTDRLEAAGFEPEAPVLLTGVSQEHARIARTGSVAVIATVGLSNPATLPPDPEGESVGGTREDDAATHERPPGTCNLFVGTTRDLDAGALANLLTVAAEAKAATLLSSVGFTGTTSDAVVAACDPAGEPAAFSGSATPVGDAVRACVRDAITASLRSRYTDERPPESVAEAEHGIATTTTAEVFEP from the coding sequence ATGTTTGAGACCACGGTCCGCGACGGCGTGTTGCGGATCGGCCGACCCGGGACGCGCTGGCTCTCGACCGGCTGGGATGGCGGTCACTCGCGCGGCGATGCGGCGTACAACGTGACCGTCCCCAGCGGCTGGGAGCGGACGGACCTCGACCGCTACGTGACGGACCGACTGGAGGCGGCTGGTTTCGAGCCAGAGGCGCCCGTGCTGCTGACCGGCGTCTCTCAGGAACATGCCAGGATCGCTCGCACCGGGTCGGTCGCCGTGATCGCCACGGTCGGCCTCTCGAACCCGGCGACACTGCCGCCAGACCCCGAGGGCGAGTCTGTCGGCGGAACTCGGGAAGACGACGCGGCCACACACGAACGCCCGCCGGGAACGTGCAATCTCTTCGTTGGGACGACTCGCGATCTCGACGCCGGGGCGCTGGCGAACCTGCTGACCGTCGCGGCCGAGGCGAAGGCGGCGACACTGCTGTCCTCGGTCGGGTTCACCGGCACGACCAGCGACGCGGTCGTCGCGGCCTGCGATCCAGCAGGCGAGCCGGCCGCCTTCTCCGGCAGTGCGACGCCGGTCGGTGACGCCGTCCGCGCCTGCGTTCGCGACGCCATCACGGCCAGCCTCCGGTCGCGCTATACCGACGAGCGGCCGCCGGAGAGCGTCGCTGAAGCAGAGCACGGGATCGCAACGACCACGACAGCGGAGGTTTTCGAGCCATGA
- a CDS encoding aminotransferase class I/II-fold pyridoxal phosphate-dependent enzyme encodes MNDERARGVGPVAHGSSDDPELLDFSANTNPRTPPGVADAYEDALDQAGSYPPEPPNEYRGTAAEYVDVTPESIVPTPGGLAAIRLAIALAVDPGDSALVPAPSFGEYAREIRLQGGTPTFVSPGAIVESDPTDHALAVVCNPNNPTGEAIAQGELRAFARRCRESDTRLLIDEAFLGYTDRPSMAGTDGVVVARSLTKLFGLPGIRAGFAVATGEFGEAMRNARRPWNLGAPALAVGSHCMRQRAFVEETRERVARERERMREALATRFDVRESEGPFLLLDVGDRPVGRFVAAVRERGVAIRDATTFRGLDSHVRVAVREPEANDRLLEVLRDV; translated from the coding sequence ATGAACGACGAACGAGCACGCGGCGTCGGGCCGGTGGCCCACGGGTCGAGCGACGATCCCGAACTGCTGGATTTCAGCGCCAACACCAACCCGCGGACGCCACCCGGCGTCGCCGACGCCTACGAGGACGCACTGGATCAGGCGGGGTCGTACCCGCCCGAGCCACCGAACGAGTACCGCGGGACTGCGGCCGAGTACGTCGATGTCACGCCCGAGTCGATCGTGCCGACGCCGGGCGGGCTGGCCGCGATCCGGCTGGCGATCGCGCTCGCGGTCGACCCGGGCGACAGCGCGCTCGTCCCGGCGCCGAGTTTCGGGGAGTACGCACGCGAGATACGGCTGCAGGGCGGAACGCCGACGTTCGTCTCGCCGGGGGCGATCGTCGAGTCCGACCCGACCGACCACGCGCTCGCGGTCGTCTGCAACCCGAACAACCCCACGGGCGAGGCGATCGCGCAGGGCGAACTCCGCGCGTTCGCCCGCCGCTGTCGCGAGAGCGACACCAGGCTACTGATCGACGAGGCCTTTCTCGGCTACACCGACCGCCCCTCGATGGCCGGCACCGACGGCGTCGTCGTCGCCCGGTCGCTGACGAAACTGTTCGGGCTGCCGGGGATCCGGGCCGGGTTCGCCGTCGCGACCGGCGAGTTCGGCGAGGCGATGCGAAACGCCCGGCGGCCGTGGAACCTCGGCGCGCCGGCGCTCGCCGTCGGGAGCCACTGCATGCGCCAGAGGGCGTTCGTCGAGGAGACGCGGGAGCGGGTCGCCCGGGAGCGCGAGCGCATGCGCGAAGCGCTTGCGACACGCTTCGACGTGCGCGAGTCAGAGGGGCCGTTCCTGCTGCTCGACGTGGGTGATCGGCCGGTCGGCCGGTTCGTCGCGGCCGTTCGCGAGCGAGGCGTCGCGATCAGGGACGCCACCACGTTCCGGGGGCTCGACTCGCACGTCCGGGTCGCGGTCCGCGAACCCGAGGCGAACGACCGGCTGCTGGAGGTGCTTCGGGATGTTTGA
- a CDS encoding DUF5783 family protein — translation MTDFDPERFEDKYEHYFTELQQAYKSAFDVMSERYDSGLIHAIDQYALAESEPFYEGDGQFRIELPDDAIERVAPETELDDSALEDVYAAYTDELERQLRDVFGLSVTTS, via the coding sequence ATGACTGACTTCGATCCCGAGCGCTTCGAGGACAAGTACGAACACTACTTCACCGAACTCCAGCAGGCCTACAAGAGCGCGTTCGACGTGATGTCCGAACGCTACGACTCCGGGTTGATCCACGCGATCGACCAGTACGCGCTGGCCGAGAGCGAGCCCTTCTACGAGGGCGACGGACAGTTCCGCATCGAACTCCCCGACGACGCGATCGAGCGCGTCGCCCCCGAGACGGAACTCGACGATTCTGCACTCGAGGACGTCTACGCGGCGTATACTGACGAACTCGAGCGCCAACTGCGGGACGTATTCGGCCTGTCAGTTACCACCAGTTGA
- a CDS encoding cryptochrome/photolyase family protein, with product MTVLVPGDQLNADVGPLADRPDERVLLIEATDLARRRPYHPHKLTLMFSAMRHFRDRLRESGRTVEYRQVERFADGIATHLDAHPGDELAVMRPPNHGTGDRLRELVERHGGRLELVANELFLCSPDRFDDWASEQSRYRHEEFYRFMRRETGYLMDGSEPVGGEWNYDEQNRETPPDDYSPPDPPVFEPDAITREVQSRVAETFEGGYEEPPYGGEWADPGPFRWPVTGEQAETALERFVADRLAEFGPYQDALVAGEWALHHALLSPALNLGLLRPETVIERVIEAYHERDVPLNSAEGFVRQVLGWREFMRQVYRREMPELADANQLDQTESLPPLFWTGETDMACLADVIDGVRTRGYSHHIERLMVLSNFATLLGVEPQELNRWFHAAYVDAFHWVTTPNVVGMGTFGTDVLSTKPYVSSANYVDKMSDYCGDCSYYKTKTTGERACPFNALYWDFLDRNAEHLADNHRMGLVYNHLENKAEDEREAIRARAERLRERAKRSEL from the coding sequence ATGACTGTTCTCGTTCCGGGCGATCAGCTCAACGCCGACGTCGGGCCGCTGGCCGACCGCCCCGACGAGCGCGTCCTGCTGATCGAGGCGACGGACCTCGCCCGGAGGCGACCGTATCACCCGCACAAGCTCACGCTCATGTTCAGCGCGATGCGACACTTCCGGGACCGGCTTCGCGAGTCGGGACGCACCGTCGAGTACCGACAGGTCGAACGGTTCGCCGACGGGATCGCGACCCATCTCGACGCCCACCCCGGGGACGAACTCGCCGTGATGCGGCCGCCGAACCACGGTACAGGCGATCGGTTGCGGGAACTCGTCGAGCGCCACGGGGGACGGCTCGAGCTCGTCGCGAACGAGCTGTTTCTCTGTTCGCCCGACCGGTTCGACGACTGGGCCAGCGAGCAGTCCAGGTACCGACACGAGGAGTTCTACCGGTTCATGCGCCGCGAGACCGGCTACCTCATGGACGGCTCCGAACCGGTCGGCGGCGAGTGGAACTACGACGAGCAGAACCGCGAGACGCCGCCCGACGACTACAGCCCGCCCGATCCGCCCGTCTTCGAGCCGGACGCGATCACCCGCGAGGTGCAGTCCCGCGTCGCTGAGACGTTCGAGGGGGGGTACGAGGAGCCGCCGTACGGCGGCGAGTGGGCCGATCCCGGGCCGTTCCGGTGGCCGGTGACGGGCGAGCAAGCGGAGACGGCCCTGGAACGGTTCGTGGCCGACCGGCTGGCCGAGTTCGGCCCCTATCAGGACGCGCTGGTCGCCGGGGAGTGGGCGCTTCACCACGCACTGCTGTCCCCGGCGCTCAACCTCGGGCTCCTCCGTCCGGAGACGGTCATCGAACGGGTGATTGAGGCCTACCACGAGCGAGACGTCCCGCTGAACAGCGCCGAGGGGTTCGTCCGGCAGGTGCTCGGCTGGCGGGAGTTCATGCGTCAGGTCTACCGTCGGGAGATGCCCGAACTGGCCGATGCGAACCAGCTGGACCAGACGGAGTCGCTGCCGCCGCTGTTCTGGACCGGCGAGACCGACATGGCCTGTCTGGCCGACGTGATCGACGGCGTTCGGACGCGGGGGTACTCCCATCACATCGAGCGACTGATGGTCCTGTCGAACTTCGCGACGCTGCTGGGCGTCGAACCTCAGGAGTTGAACCGCTGGTTTCACGCGGCCTACGTCGACGCCTTCCACTGGGTGACGACCCCGAACGTCGTCGGCATGGGCACGTTCGGGACGGACGTCCTCTCGACGAAACCCTACGTCTCCTCGGCCAATTACGTCGACAAGATGAGCGATTACTGCGGCGACTGCTCCTACTACAAGACCAAGACCACCGGCGAGCGAGCCTGCCCGTTCAACGCCCTGTACTGGGACTTCCTGGATCGCAACGCCGAACACCTCGCGGACAACCACCGGATGGGGCTGGTCTACAACCACCTGGAGAACAAAGCCGAGGACGAACGCGAGGCGATTCGAGCACGCGCCGAACGGCTTCGAGAGCGCGCGAAACGGTCGGAGCTGTAG